The Engraulis encrasicolus isolate BLACKSEA-1 chromosome 4, IST_EnEncr_1.0, whole genome shotgun sequence genome includes a window with the following:
- the LOC134447015 gene encoding AP-3 complex subunit beta-2, whose product MSASSAFGDDKGGSSNVGEPEYGHDPASGGIFSSDYKRHDDLKEMLDSNKDSLKLEAMKRIVAMIARGKNASELFPAVVKNVACKNIEVKKLVYVYLVRYAEEQQDLALLSISTFQRGLKDPNQLIRASALRVLSSIRVTIIVPIMMLAIKEAASDMSPYVRKTAAHAIPKLYSLDPDQKDQLIEVIEKLLADKTTLVAGSVVMAFEEVCPERIDLIHKNYRKLCNLLIDVEEWGQVVIINMLTRYARTQFLNPNINETLLEEEKAFYGSDEDEDSKEETPDAEVSTAAKRKPYVMDPDHRLLLRNTKPLLQSRNAAVVMAVAQLYFHLAPKAEVGVIAKALVRLMRSHSEVQYVVLQNVATMTIKRRGMFEPYLKSFYIRSTDPTQIKILKLEVLTNLANETNISTILREFQTYIKSNDKDFVAATIQAIGRCATNIGEVRDTCLNGLVQLLSNRDELVVAESVVVIKKLLQMQPEQHSEIIKHMAKLTDNIQVPMARASILWLIGEYCEHVPKIAPDVLRKMAKTFTNEEDIVKLQIMNLAAKLYLTNSKQTKLLTQYVLNLAKYDQNYDIRDRARFIRQLIVPMEKGGALSKYAKKLFLALKPAPVLESPFKDRDHFQLGSLSHLLNAKAGGYQELPDWPDVVPDPSVRNVEVKDSVIKLLERVTTLTSVPEWTKCSGRDKRKDKKADKPFYSDSEGESGPTESADSGSDSESDSESGSETGSSEESGSRSDTEDSYEEEEESDSEGMEKVPKGRNILRRKNKTSASDSAASDESGGEEDRLPKPGYGKRSESEEEKSESESSESDSESEPESESDADTKKKKKKKKVPVSAPASKPTKKANVEKKEAVEKKEMSLLDLDDFLSTPTESTTYQVSPVSNVVSNSLVTDLEGLSLTDTTMSAVTITSSSSMKMYELLHRIKGEGLAVEYCFSRQPFSSDIHMVAVQIQFTNNTSSEVKNLHVEEPKLQSGMRMKEFQEIDVLPPSGTATAVIGIDFCDSTQAANFQLCTNTRKFFVTIQPPVGELMTPVFMTENEFKKEQGNLMGMNEISEKLALGEMCQNDITIVQRVTSAANISRVPCGSDKECRFAGKTVTSGSLVLVTVLTKEGGAAQLTVNCEKMVIGTMLVKDILQALSP is encoded by the exons ACATGATGACCTGAAAGAAATGCTGGATAGCAACAAGGACTCGTTGAAACTCGAAGCGATGAAGAGGATTGTTGCG ATGATTGCCAGAGGAAAGAATGCCTCGGAGTTGTTCCCAGCTGTCGTGAAAAATGTGGCTTGTAAAAATATCGAG GTAAAGAAGCTTGTTTATGTATACCTTGTGCGGTATGCCGAGGAACAACAAGATCTTGCTTTGCTGTCAATCTCCACATTTCAGCGGGGGTTAAAG gatCCCAACCAGCTTATTCGAGCAAGTGCACTACGGGTTTTGTCCAGCATCCGAGTCACCATCATTGTACCCATAATGATGCTCGCCATCAAAGAAGCTGCATCCGACATGTCTCCATATGTCCGTAAAACTGCTGCTCATGCCATCCCAAAACTCTACAG TTTGGACCCCGACCAGAAGGACCAGTTAATTGAAGTCATAGAAAAACTGCTTGCTGATAAAACTACG CTGGTCGCTGGCAGTGTTGTCATGGCCTTTGAGGAAGTCTGCCCAGAGCGCATTGACTTGATCCACAAAAATTACCGTAAGCTGTGTAACCTGCTAATCGATGTGGAGGAATGGGGCCAGGTGGTGATCATCAACATGCTGACCAGATACGCTAGAACACAGTTCCTCAACCCCAACATCAAT GAGACTCTTCTGGAGGAGGAAAAGGCTTTTTATGGTTCTGATGAAGATGAGGACTCAAAGGAGGAGACCCCTGATGCTGAGGTGTCCACTGCAGCCAAAAGGAAGCCCTACGTCATGGATCCTGACCACAGACTTCTACTGAGAAACACAAAACCTCTCCTACAGAGTCGGAATGCAGCT GTTGTAATGGCAGTTGCTCAGCTCTACTTTCATCTTGCCCCCAAAGCCGAGGTTGGTGTTATTGCAAAAGCTCTTGTTCGGCTCATGAGAAGCCACAG tGAGGTCCAGTATGTGGTTTTACAGAATGTGGCCACCATGACAATCAAGCGAAGG GGAATGTTTGAACCATACCTCAAGAGCTTCTACATACGCTCGACGGATCCCACTCAGATTAAGATTCTAAAG CTTGAAGTCCTAACTAATCTGGCAAATGAGACCAATATTTCAACAATCCTAAGAGAATTTCAG ACTTACATCAAAAGTAATGACAAAGACTTTGTGGCCGCCACAATCCAGGCCATTGGCCGCTGTGCCACAAACATCGGCGAGGTCCGGGACACATGCTTGAATGGATTAGTTCAGTTGCTCTCCAACCGTGATG aaCTGGTGGTAGCGGAATCTGTGGTGGTGATAAAGAAGTTGTTACAGATGCAGCCGGAGCAGCACAGTGAAATCATTAAGCACATGGCCAAACTCACTGACAACATCCAG GTCCCAATGGCGCGAGCTAGTATCCTGTGGCTAATTGGGGAATACTGTGAGCATGTACCCAAGATTGCCCCTGATGTCCTGAGGAAGATGGCAAAGACATTTACCAATGAAGAAGACATCGTCAAGCTACAGATTATGAATCTGGCAGCCAAGCTATATCTTACAAATTCGAAACAG ACTAAACTTCTCACTCAATATGTGCTGAACCTGGCAAAATATGACCAAAACTATGACATCCGAGACCGAGCTCGATTTATCCGCCAGCTTATCGTGCCCATGGAAAAGGGCGGGGCCCTTAGCAAGTATGCTAAGAAGTTGTTCCTAGCCTTGAAACCTGCACCTGTTCTGGAGTCTCCATTTAAAG atAGGGACCATTTCCAGCTGGGATCTCTGTCACATCTGCTGAATGCCAAAGCCGGCGGCTACCAGGAGTTACCCGACTGGCCCGACGTGGTGCCGGACCCATCTGTGCGCAACGTGGAGGTGAAGGATTCT GTTATTAAGCTGCTTGAAAGAGTCACAACCTTAACCAGT GTTCCAGAATGGACCAAGTGCAGCGGGCGTGACAAAAGAAAGGACAAAAAAGCAGACAAGCCGTTCTATTCCGATTCGGAGGGAGAATCTGGCCCTACGGAGTCTGCCGACAGTG GATCCGACTCTGAAAGTGATTCAGAGAGTGGCAGTGAGACTGGCAGCAGCGAAGAGAGCGGTTCAAGATCTGATACGGAGGACAgttacgaggaggaggaggagtcagaCTCTGAAGGAATGGAGAAAGTGCCAAAGGGAAGGAATATTCTGCGACGCAAAAATAAGACGTCTGCCTCAGACAGCGCAGCCAG TGATGAAAGTGGTGGAGAAGAGGACAGGCTACCGAAGCCAGGATATGGCAAGAGATCGGagtcagaggaggagaagagtgaatcGGAAAGCAGCGAATCAGATTCTGAATCAGAGCCGGAGTCTGAATCTGATGCTgacacgaagaagaagaagaagaaaaagaag GTGCCTGTTTCCGCTCCTGCTTCCAAACCAACAAAAAAGGCTAACGTGGAAAAGAAGGAAGCCGTTGAAAAGAAGGAAATGTCTCTTCTTGATCTGGACGATT TCCTGTCGACCCCAACTGAATCCACGACATATCAAGTATCTCCAGTCAGCAATGTTGTTTCAAACAGCTTGGTCACAGACTTGGAAGGGTTATCTTTGACAGATACCACAATGTCAGCAGTG ACAATCACTTCATCCAGCTCTATGAAGATGTATGAGCTTTTGCACCGCATCAAAGGAGAGGGTCTGGCAGTGGAGTACTGCTTCAGCCGACAGCCTTTTAGTTCAGATATTCATATGGTAGCTGTTCAAATCCAATTCACCAACAACACCTCGTCAGAGGTCAAGAACCTGCATGTGGAGGAACCAAAGCTGCAGTCTGGGATGAGGATGAAAGAATTTCAAGAAATTG ATGTATTGCCCCCATCTGGGACTGCTACTGCTGTGATTGGCATCGATTTCTGTGATTCCACACAAGCTGCCAATTTCCAGCTATG TACAAATACACGGAAATTTTTTGTGACTATTCAGCCTCCAGTGGGAGAATTGATGACGCCGGTCTTCATGACAGAAAACGAGTTTAAAAAAGAGCAAG GCAACCTGATGGGCATGAATGAGATTTCAGAAAAGCTGGCATTGGGAGAGATGTGTCAGAACGACATTACTATCGTGCAGAGAGTCACTAGTGCTGCAAACATCAGCAGAGTGCCATGCGGTTCTGACAAGGAATGCAG GTTTGCTGGAAAAACTGTGACCAGTGGCAGTCTAGTGCTTGTGACTGTGCTGACCAAGGAGGGAGGCGCGGCTCAGCTTACGGTTAATTGTGAAAAGATGGTGATCGGAACAATGTTGGTGAAGGATATCTTACAGGCCCTGTCTCCGTAA